In Eschrichtius robustus isolate mEscRob2 chromosome 11, mEscRob2.pri, whole genome shotgun sequence, the following proteins share a genomic window:
- the CXCR5 gene encoding C-X-C chemokine receptor type 5, with protein MNYPLTLDMDFMNYNLEDLYKELGSYNDSTETHTMENHLCSTVEGPLLTSFKAVFVPVAYGLIFLLGMMGNILVLVILERHRQTRSSTETFLFHLAVADLLLVFILPFAVAEGSVGWVLGSFLCKTVISLHKINFYCSSLLLACIAVDRYLAIVHAVHAYRHRRLLSIHITCATIWLAGVFFALPEILFAKVSQPHYNDSLPRCTFPQENQAETNAWFTSRFLYHIGGFLLPMLVMTWCYVGVVHRLCQAQRRPQRQKAVRVAILVTSVFFLCWSPYHVVIFLDTLTRLKALGSSCEFNGYLSVAITMSEFLGLAHCCLNPMLYTFAGVKFRSDLSRLLTKLGCAGSASLCQFFPSWRKSSLSESENATSLTTF; from the exons ATGAACTACCCCCTAACCCTGGACATGGACTTCATGAACTACAACCTGGAGGACCTG TACAAGGAATTAGGCAGCTACAATGACAGCACGGAGACCCACACAATGGAAAATCACCTCTGCTCCACGGTTGAGGGGCCCCTGCTGACCTCCTTCAAGGCCGTGTTCGTGCCCGTGGCCTATGGGCTCATCTTCCTCCTGGGCATGATGGGCAACATCCTGGTGCTGGTGATCCTGGAGCGGCACCGGCAAACGCGCAGCTCAACCGAGACCTTCCTGTTCCACCTGGCGGTGGCCGACCTCCTGCTGGTCTTCATCCTGCCCTTTGCTGTGGCCGAGGGCTCCgtgggctgggtcctgggcaGCTTCCTCTGCAAAACCGTGATTTCTCTGCACAAGATCAACTTCTACTGCAGCAGCCTGCTCCTGGCCTGCATCGCCGTGGACCGCTACCTGGCCATCGTCCACGCCGTCCACGCCTACCGCCACCGCCGCCTCCTCTCCATCCACATCACCTGTGCAACCATCTGGCTGGCGGGCGTCTTCTTCGCCTTGCCAGAGATCCTTTTCGCCAAGGTCAGTCAACCCCATTACAACGACTCTCTGCCACGCTGCACCTTCCCCCAAGAGAACCAGGCCGAAACCAATGCCTGGTTCACCTCCCGCTTTCTCTATCACATCGGAGGATTCCTGCTGCCAATGCTGGTGATGACCTGGTGCTATGTCGGGGTGGTGCACAGGCTGTGCCAGGCCCAGCGGCGTCCTCAGCGGCAGAAGGCGGTCAGGGTGGCCATCCTTGTGACAAGTGTCTTCTTCCTCTGCTGGTCACCCTACCACGTCGTTATCTTCCTGGACACCCTGACGAGGCTGAAGGCCCTGGGCAGTAGCTGTGAGTTCAATGGCTATCTCTCCGTGGCCATCACCATGAGTGAGTTCCTGGGCCTGGCCCACTGCTGCCTCAATCCCATGCTCTACACGTTTGCCGGCGTGAAGTTCCGCAGTGACCTGTCGCGGCTTCTGACCAAGCTGGGCTGTGCCGGCTCTGCCTCTCTTTGCCAGTTCTTCCCTAGTTGGCGCAAGAGCAGCCTCTCGGAGTCAGAGAATGCCACCTCCCTCACCACCTTCTAG